From Nitrospinota bacterium:
AGTGTGGCCAAGATTATCTCCATGGCGCCCCTTGCGTTCATTCCCAGGCCGATGGCCAGCGCCTCCCGTTTTTCAGCGCCGGCTATAAGAGCTCCGGCGCCGCATCCGCCTATCTTGCCCAGGCAGGCGATCAGGATCACCACCGTTGTGAGGCCAAGCTCGAAATTGGCCGCGAAATTCATTTTCAGCCCTATCCCGGCGAAGAATATTGGGGCGAAAATGGAGGAGACGAACTGCTCTATCGCCTGTTTGGACTTTTGCCTGAGATTGGGTGAATCTCCAAGGGCGGTACCCACAATGAAAGCTCCGAACACGGCGTGAATCCCTATCCATTCGGTGAACGCAGCGGCGAAGAACGCCAGCGACACGGAAAAGCCCAGTATCCCCGCCGGCCAGCTCGTCCGGGCGTTTAACAATGGCATTATCCGGTTGGACGCGCGCCGGCCGATAGTCAGCGCGCCTGCCACGAACGCGAGGGTGAGGGCGAACGTGACCGCCGGGGAAAAATGCTCCGGCGATCCGGCCCCGATGATCCAGATGATCACCGCGAACAAAAGCCATCCGAACAGGTCGTCTATCATCGCCGCGGACACGACCACCATCCCCATGTCCGTGCGGTACACTCCGAGGTCCATAAGGGTTTTGGCAATGACCGGCAGGGCGGATATGGAAAGAGCCGTGGCGAAAAACAGGGCGAAAATATAATGGTCGACCCCATCAGGATGGCTGATCAGTCCCGGAAACAACAGCACAGTCAAATATCCGAGAATAAAAGGGAAAAATACTCCCATCACGCTTACGCTTATCGCGGTCTTGCCCTGCCGCCACGCGGAAGTCAGGTCCACTTCCATCCCCGCCACAAGCAGGAACAAAGTGACCGCCACCGTCGAAAAACCGTTCAGAAAAAGCTTCGTCCCGTCGGTGGGCGTTATGAAATCCATCATTCCAGGGGCCAGCGATCCCAATACCGTCGGCCCCAGGATGATCCCGGCCAGAATTTCGCCCACCACCGCAGGTTGTTTCAACGCCTTTGCCACTTCCCCAAGTAGCCTTGCGGAGGCGAGCATCACCCCGAGGGTGAGCATTGTGGCGGTTATTTCACCATGAGAAAGGGTCATTCTATTGTCCTGCCTTTGCCAACTGCCGTGGAATCGTGTTTCACATTAACATGGTTCAATATATTATCCGTAAGTGCGGCGGGCAAGGACAAACGCGGGAGTTATGAATGGACAAAAAGATCGCAGTGGTGACAGGGGCCAACAGGGGAATCGGATTGGAGATATGCCGTCAACTGGCCAGTCTCGGCATAAAAGTCATCCTCACCGCAAGGGATGTGAACAAGGGGAAGGCGGCGGCGAAAATATCGGCCGAAGGACTGGAAGTGGTATTTCATCAACTTGATATTACCAGCCAGGAGAGCATGGACGCGCTGGCCGGTTTTATCGGAAAAAACTACGGACGGCTGGACATTTTGGTGAACAACGCCGCCGTGTCGCTGGATCAAGCCGGGCCGGCCACCGCGCCAGCGGCCCTTGCAGGATTGAAGGCGACGATGGAGACTAACGTTTACGGCCCATACTATTTAAGCCTCAAACTGGCGCCGCTGATGAAAAAGAGCGGGCATGGCCGCATCGTGAACGTCTCTTCCGGCCTTGGCCAACTTTCGGAAATGGGCGCAGGCTACGAATCCTACAGGATATCCAAAACGGCGCTGAACGCCGTCACGCGGATCATGGCGGCGCAGCTTGCGGGGGATGGGACAAAGGTGAATTGCGTATGCCCCGGCTGGGTGCGCACGGACATGGGAGGGCCTGAAGCCCCTCGTTCGGTTGTGGAAGGGGCGGACACAATCGTGTGGCTTACCACATTGCCGGACAACGGCCCCACCGGAGGATTTTTCAGGGACAGGAAAAGCATTCCTTGGTGAGGCGGAAAGTTCAGATAAAAACTATGGTGTTAAACGGCATTTTTGATATAGATTTATAATAGTGGATCTTTAAGGGTTTTGATGCACATATCAACTTAAATAGAGGATTTCGCGACTGGATGCAGTTGCGTATCTCGCCTAAAGCCGACTTCAATTAGCGGAGGCAATTATGGATATGGAAAGAAGGAAGTTTCTTGCCACAGCTGTAGGTTCCGCAATCCTCGCCGGGGGTTTCTCGACCCTGTTCCAGTCGTGCGGCGGCTCATCCGGTTATTCGTCTAGTTCAAGCGGGGACTCTGGCGGCTCAACCAGCACGAGTGGCGGCACAAGCGGCGACTCGGGCAGCACAAGCGGAGGAGCCTTAAGCGCTTGCGAAACCAACGGAACCAGCGTTTCCATAGGGACCAACCACGGGCATTCGGTTCCGGACATCACAGCGGCCGATGTGACTGCGGGGGTGGAAAAAACCTATTCGCTCGGATCGGGGCAGGGGCACACCCATACCGTCACGGTCTCCGCGGAATCATTTGCGGCGCTAAAGGTGGGGAATCCGGTCACTGTCAATACCGATTCAGACAGTACCGGGCATGTTCATGAGGTGACGATTTCCTGCGCCTGAAAGTGGCAAAGTGATTTTAAAACTGTCCGGGGCGGATTATCCACCCCGGACGTTTCAGTCTTAACTACAGCAGCGATATCCCCACGATGAACGGGCTGATGATCAGCGAGATCGTGTTGATGACCTTGATAAGGGCGTTGAGCGCGGGCCCGGCGGTGTCCTTGAAAGGATCGCCCACCGTGTCGCCCACCACCGCCGCCTTGTGTGCGTCGGATCCCTTGCCGCCATGCTCGCCGGTCTCAATCAGCTTCTTGGCGTTGTCCCAGGTGGCCCCGCCGTTGCACATGAAAAGGGCCATCAGCAGGCCGGAGACTATCACGCCGCCCAAAAGGCCCGCCAGTGCGACTGGGCCGAACACGAAGCCCACAACGATGGGCGACAGGACCGCAGCCAATCCCGGTATCACCATTTCCTTGAGCGCCGCTGTCGTGACGATGTCCACGCAGGTGGCGTATTCGGGCTGGCCGGTCCCCTCCATTATCCCCTTGATCTCCTTGAACTGGCGGCGCACCTCCTGCACGACGGCGAAGGCCGCGCGGCCGACCGCTTCCATGCAATGGGCGGAGAAGAAATACGGCAGCGCCGCGCCGATGAACAGCCCGATGATCAGCGAAGCGTCGTTCATCAGGAAAGGCACCGGCTTGCCGGATGCGTGGACGATCTCGTCCGAATACGCCTGGAACATGACCAGGGCGGCAAGGGCCGCCGAACCGATTGCGTAACCTTTGGTGACCGCCTTTGTGGTGTTGCCCACCGCGTCCAGCTCGTCGGTGATCTTGCGGACTTCCGGAGGCAGGTGGGACATTTCGGCGATACCGCCGGCGTTGTCTGTGATGGGGCCATAGCTGTCCATCGCGATGACCATTCCGGTGGTGGAAAGCATCGCCACCGCAGCTATCGCTATGCCGTACACGCCAGCCAGGGCAAAGGATGAGGCCATGGCCGTCACGATAATCAGTATCACCGGCGTGGTGGAGTTCATCCCCATGGCAAGGCCCATGATGATGTTCGTGGCCGCGCCGGTCTCGCAAGATTTAGAGACGGCCTTGACCGGATGGAAGCCGGTGGAGGTGTAATACTCCGTCGAAACAGTTATTGCGATTGTGACCACAAGCCCCACGAGCCCGGCGAGGAAGAGATGGAAATCGCCATGCATCAGTTGCTGTGATATGAAGAAGAAGGCCGCCGCTGAGATCACCCCCGTGACGATCTGCCCCTTGTAAAGGGCCATCGTTATGGAATGGTCGCTCCCCAGCTTTATGAAGAACGTGCCTATGATGGTGGCGAAGATGGCCGAGGCGCCCAGCGCCAGCGGGAATATCACAGCGTTTATCCCGAAGGCGGCCTGCGCCTCATGGGAGGTGGAGGCGAGGATCATGGCGGCGATCATGGTCACCGCGTATGTCTCAAAAAGGTCGGCGCCCATGCCCGCGCAGTCACCCACGTTGTCCCCCACGTTGTCGGCGATGACGGCCGGGTTGCGTGGATCGTCCTCCGGGATTCCGGCCTCCACCTTGCCAACAAGGTCCGCCCCAACGTCCGCCGCCTTGGTGAATATGCCGCCGCCGACGCGGGCGAAAAGCGATATGAGGCTTGCGCCGAAGCCGAAGCCGATGGTCGTTAAAGGATCACCGGTGATATAATAGGTTGTGGTGACGCCGATCAGCGAAAGCCCGACCACCATGAGACCTGTGACGGAGCCCCCCTTGAAAGCCACGTCCAGCGCCGCTTCCAGCCCCTTTTTGGCCGCCTCGGCGGTGCGCACGTTGGACCGGACGGACACCATCATCCCTATGTATCCGGCCAAGGCGGACATGAAAGAGCCGGCGATGAACCCGAACGCGTGGGCCGGGCTGACCAGAATGTAAAGAACGCCGAATATCACAACGGCAAAACCGGCCACCACCTTGAACTGGCGGTTCAGATAAGCCACCGCCCCCTGCCGGATGGCCGCGGAAATGGATTTCATCTTGTCCGACCCTTCTGGCATCGCCATGATCTTGACGATCAGCGATATGGCGTACAATACAGCCGCCGCCCCGGCCAGTTCGGCGAGAATAATAACGTAGTTGGACGCTACCGTCGCGGTAATTTCCTGTTTCATGCCCTACCCCGAATTCTGGTTGTGTTGTGGAAAACTGGTGAAAAAAGTTGTCAACGGGCGAGTTTACCAAAGGCCTGTCCGGTTGTCACGAAATAATATGCCAGCAGGCCAGGGCTCCCGGATCGGCGAAAAACGGACGGAACCGGCGAAATAATATTACAATTGAACCTTTCAAGAATTTGACATGAGAACAGCCAGAACAGTCCTGTTGATCGCCGCCGTTGTGGGATTGCTGGACTATTCCACATCATTTTTCATAAAGACCGTCTATTCCGGCGACACGGGGATGAAGGAGGACTTCTGGGCCGGGCGCAAGGTTTTTCAGGCAGGCTCCGCTTCACCTCTGATACCCGCGCAGCTTCCGGGCCCGGCGGACGCATGGGCCGGGAACGAATCAAAGGAAATAACGATAGAGGCTCCCTCTTCGGGCGCCCTTTGTCTGACGGTCCATTTTCTGGACAGCCACGACAAGGCGCCACCCGTGCTATCTGTGATGACCGGCGGCGTGGAAGTTGACACGATCATCGTCCCCAAGGGCGCCGGGAGGGACGCCGCTTCATGGGAAACAGCGGGCATTCCATCTGTACGAACCGTCCCAATTCCCGCCTCCGCCCGCAAAGATTCCAGTGGGATATCGATCCGATCGGTATCCGGATCATGGGCGGCGATTGGTGAAATAACGGTGTCCCGCGCTCCGTGGAAATGGTCGTTCCATGTTGGCTTAGCCAGTCTGGCACTACTTGCCGCGATATGGCTCATCGGCGCCGCGCGCCATGGATGGACGGGAATATTCGCAATAAAGGCCGCTCTGGCCGCCGGGACGCTGCTTTTCACCATCGCCGCCGCCGAAATCGTCATGCGGACCTTTTTCCCCCAACGCCAGTTCACTCCATCCCTCCAGGCGGTGTACGATCCCGATCCGGTTATCGGTTTCAAACTGCGCCCGAACGTCAAAACAAGCCTGGGATTCGACACCAACCGTTTCGGCATGCGCGATTTTGACCGTTACTCGATGAAAAAGCCGAAAGGTGTTTTCCGGATACTTTGCGCCGGAGATTCGCTTACCTCGGCGTTGACCCGGCTGGAGGACTCGTATCCGAAAGTGATGGAGAGCATATTAGGCCGGCGCGGCGGCGCGGCGGCGGAAGTCCTCAACGCAGGCGTGGCCGGGTATGGGCCGGACGAGGAATTCTATTACCTGCGGGACATCGGCCTTGAATTCGGGCCGGACATTGTCACAGTCGGATTCTCCGTGGCCACGGACATCACCGACAGCCTGTCCCATCCAGCCTATACCGCCGTGGACGGGGTGATGGTGAGCATGGAGGAGGCCGGAAAACTCTCGCGGGAAAGGATTTCATGGGAAGTGAAGGCCAGGAGAGCGCTCAACTGGTTCCACCTGGCCCGGTTTGCCGCCAATAGGAATTACGCCGCAAAATTCACCGCCGCCGAAAAGAGGAGCGCCATTGTGCGCCAGAAAATGAACGCTGCCTCCACAAGTTGCGTCACCAACGCCCTCCACACCATGCACATGGCTCCCGGCGATTTTGATCCTGTGACAAAGGAGGGCTGGGCCAAGGCGGTCGGCTGGCTGGACGCCATGGACAAGCTTGCGGCCGGGCGCAAAGCCAAACTGGCCATCGCCATATTGCCGGACGTGATGCAGTTTGCCACCCCTGAGGTTTTGAGGGTAAGGAGCCAGTTCGGGCCGCGCTACAAATGGGAGGGGCAGCCGCAGGAAGCGCTTATGGAAGAAGGGCGCAGGCGCGGATGGAAAATATTCGACCCGTTGCCGGCGATGACGGCCAGATGGGACGGAAAGCCGCTATTTTACTGCCAGGACACGCATTTTAACGAACGGGGCAACAGGCTTTTCGCGGAAGTGTTCACCGAATGGCTGGAAAAAGAAGGCCTCGTCCCGGCCGGTGGAGGGAAATGACAGGTGGCGCCGGGACTTTCGTGGAGCGGCGGGAAACTTATTTGATATGAGAGCAGCCAGGATAGCCCTGTTGATTGCCTCCTTTGCGGGATTGTTCGATTATTCCACGTCGTTCTTCATAAAGACCGTTTATTCCGGCATCACCGGAATGAACGAGGTTTTATTGGCGGGCCGCAATTCTTTTAAGGCCAGCGCCGATTCGCCTCTGATACCGTCGCAGCTTCCTGGCCCGGCGGACGCCTGGGCGGGATATGAATCCAAGGAAATCACCATCGAGGCGCCGCACGCTGGCGGCCTGTGGCTGAAGGTCCATTTTATGGACAGCCATGAAAAGACGCCGCCGGTCCTGTCGGTGATTGCCGGCGGAGCGGAGGTGGACACGATCATCGTCCCCAAGGGCGCCGGGGTGGACGCGGCGTCATGGGAAACATCCGGCTCCTCATCCGTGCGGGACATTCTCATTCCCGCCTCCGCCCGCAAAGGATCCCGCGAACTGACAATACGTTCGGTCTCCGGGTCGTGGGCGGCCATCCGCGAAATAACGGTCTGCCGCGCCCCATGGAAATGGTCGCTCCAAGTTTGCGCGGCCAGCCTGGCGTTATTGGCAACTATCGGTGTTTTTGGGGCCATCCGCCGAGGGGAGCTCAAAGAATATGCGGCAAACGCGGCCCTTACAGCCGGGACGCTTATTATCACCCTTGCCGCGGTTGAATTTGCATTGCGGACGTTCTTCCCCCAGCCCCAGTTCATCCCGGCGCTCGCATCGGTATACGATGCCGACCCTGTGATCGGATATAAATTGCGTCCCAACGTAAAAACCAGCCTTGGTTTTGACACCAACCGTCACGGAATGCGCGATTTTGACCATTACTCAATTAAGAAACCCGGTGGCGTTTTCCGCATATTGTGCATAGGCGACTCCTTCACGTTTTCGATGACGCGCCTGGAGGACTCGTACCCGAAAGTGATGGAAAGGTTGCTAAACAGCGATGGACGGCGTTTGGAGGCGCTCAACGCAGGAGTTGGGGGGTATGGGCCGGACGATGAATTCCACTATTTGCGGGAAATCGGAATGGAGTTTGGCCCTGACCTGGTCACGGCAGGTTTTTTTGTCGGCAACGACATCACCGATAGTTACGACCATCCCTCCAGCGTCGCGGTGGACGGCGCCCTGGTGAGCGTGGAAGAATCGCGAAAACGCTCGCGGGAAAGAATTTCATGGGAAGTAAAGGGGCGGCTGGCCTTGAACTGGTTCCACCTGGCGCGGTTCATCGTCAACAGGGATTACGGCGCCGTATACAAGGCCGCCGAAAGGAGAAGTTCCAATATACGCGAGAAAATGAACGCCTCCTCCGCAAGCTGCGTCTCCGACGCGATCAACCGGGTGCATCTTCCGCCATCGGGATTCGAACCTGTGATAAAGGAGAGCTGGGGCAAGGCGGTCGGCTGGCTGGACGCCATGGACAAGCTTGCGGCCGGGCGCAACGTAAAGCTTGCCATCGCAATCATCCCGGACGTGATGCAGTTTGCAACTCCGGAGGTGGAGAGGATCAGAAAGCAGTTCGGGCCCCGCTACAGGTGGGAGGATCAGCCGCAGGAA
This genomic window contains:
- a CDS encoding sodium-translocating pyrophosphatase; this translates as MKQEITATVASNYVIILAELAGAAAVLYAISLIVKIMAMPEGSDKMKSISAAIRQGAVAYLNRQFKVVAGFAVVIFGVLYILVSPAHAFGFIAGSFMSALAGYIGMMVSVRSNVRTAEAAKKGLEAALDVAFKGGSVTGLMVVGLSLIGVTTTYYITGDPLTTIGFGFGASLISLFARVGGGIFTKAADVGADLVGKVEAGIPEDDPRNPAVIADNVGDNVGDCAGMGADLFETYAVTMIAAMILASTSHEAQAAFGINAVIFPLALGASAIFATIIGTFFIKLGSDHSITMALYKGQIVTGVISAAAFFFISQQLMHGDFHLFLAGLVGLVVTIAITVSTEYYTSTGFHPVKAVSKSCETGAATNIIMGLAMGMNSTTPVILIIVTAMASSFALAGVYGIAIAAVAMLSTTGMVIAMDSYGPITDNAGGIAEMSHLPPEVRKITDELDAVGNTTKAVTKGYAIGSAALAALVMFQAYSDEIVHASGKPVPFLMNDASLIIGLFIGAALPYFFSAHCMEAVGRAAFAVVQEVRRQFKEIKGIMEGTGQPEYATCVDIVTTAALKEMVIPGLAAVLSPIVVGFVFGPVALAGLLGGVIVSGLLMALFMCNGGATWDNAKKLIETGEHGGKGSDAHKAAVVGDTVGDPFKDTAGPALNALIKVINTISLIISPFIVGISLL
- a CDS encoding SDR family oxidoreductase, with the protein product MDKKIAVVTGANRGIGLEICRQLASLGIKVILTARDVNKGKAAAKISAEGLEVVFHQLDITSQESMDALAGFIGKNYGRLDILVNNAAVSLDQAGPATAPAALAGLKATMETNVYGPYYLSLKLAPLMKKSGHGRIVNVSSGLGQLSEMGAGYESYRISKTALNAVTRIMAAQLAGDGTKVNCVCPGWVRTDMGGPEAPRSVVEGADTIVWLTTLPDNGPTGGFFRDRKSIPW
- a CDS encoding cation:proton antiporter is translated as MTLSHGEITATMLTLGVMLASARLLGEVAKALKQPAVVGEILAGIILGPTVLGSLAPGMMDFITPTDGTKLFLNGFSTVAVTLFLLVAGMEVDLTSAWRQGKTAISVSVMGVFFPFILGYLTVLLFPGLISHPDGVDHYIFALFFATALSISALPVIAKTLMDLGVYRTDMGMVVVSAAMIDDLFGWLLFAVIIWIIGAGSPEHFSPAVTFALTLAFVAGALTIGRRASNRIMPLLNARTSWPAGILGFSVSLAFFAAAFTEWIGIHAVFGAFIVGTALGDSPNLRQKSKQAIEQFVSSIFAPIFFAGIGLKMNFAANFELGLTTVVILIACLGKIGGCGAGALIAGAEKREALAIGLGMNARGAMEIILATLALQYGIIGPGMFVALVAMAVVTSMISGPAMKWALGDKRAFRLADLFRPETFINPLGGEERDDAIAELSAILAGPSGLNPVDIRLAALHREKIVPTGLDNGVAIPHARMKGLAEPMIAVGISREGIDFDAPDGQPAQVIFLILTPENDNRAQIEILAQISALLRDSGSREKMKKAKNFGEFAAAVKEMSTHRAVKKQTPSPQGGGRR
- a CDS encoding SGNH/GDSL hydrolase family protein; the encoded protein is MRAARIALLIASFAGLFDYSTSFFIKTVYSGITGMNEVLLAGRNSFKASADSPLIPSQLPGPADAWAGYESKEITIEAPHAGGLWLKVHFMDSHEKTPPVLSVIAGGAEVDTIIVPKGAGVDAASWETSGSSSVRDILIPASARKGSRELTIRSVSGSWAAIREITVCRAPWKWSLQVCAASLALLATIGVFGAIRRGELKEYAANAALTAGTLIITLAAVEFALRTFFPQPQFIPALASVYDADPVIGYKLRPNVKTSLGFDTNRHGMRDFDHYSIKKPGGVFRILCIGDSFTFSMTRLEDSYPKVMERLLNSDGRRLEALNAGVGGYGPDDEFHYLREIGMEFGPDLVTAGFFVGNDITDSYDHPSSVAVDGALVSVEESRKRSRERISWEVKGRLALNWFHLARFIVNRDYGAVYKAAERRSSNIREKMNASSASCVSDAINRVHLPPSGFEPVIKESWGKAVGWLDAMDKLAAGRNVKLAIAIIPDVMQFATPEVERIRKQFGPRYRWEDQPQEALMEEGRRRGWKIFDAAPAMRARWKGEPLFYCQDTHFNERGNRLFAEVFAEWLVKEGLVPAGGVGQIRKKQFIS